A portion of the Actinomycetota bacterium genome contains these proteins:
- a CDS encoding DUF2469 family protein has protein sequence MDSIDELDMYEAEKRLALYNEYRDAARVFTYYVETELRAYLANGVDVEPHVGDGGVYFKVTMTDVWIYEAERINRFVPETVVYSVGDVHVQKLKGDE, from the coding sequence ATGGACAGCATCGACGAACTTGACATGTACGAAGCCGAGAAACGACTGGCTCTTTACAACGAATACCGCGACGCGGCACGGGTGTTCACCTACTACGTGGAGACCGAGCTCCGTGCCTATCTCGCCAACGGGGTCGATGTTGAGCCGCATGTGGGGGATGGTGGCGTCTACTTCAAAGTCACGATGACCGACGTATGGATCTACGAGGCCGAACGCATCAACCGGTTCGTTCCGGAGACGGTCGTGTACTCCGTCGGCGACGTGCACGTACAGAAGCTCAAGGGCGACGAGTAG
- the ligA gene encoding NAD-dependent DNA ligase LigA translates to MTAPEDRTVVARRAGALRREIEHHNYRYYALDEPEISDAAYDALLGELLEIEERWPELVTLDSPTQRVGGSVGTQFEPVAHAQRMYSLDNAMDLGELDSWLARVREAVGERACAFVCELKIDGSSIALTYEGGALAVAATRGDGRMGENITVNIRTVRDVPLRLRADATPSAGEQTLFAEEDADASWSVIEVRGEVYMPKASFERLNEEQEAAGAAPFANPRNAAAGAVRQKDPAVTASRDLATFVYQVASARALGLSTQSESLEWLRHAGFHVNPDVVTCADGDAVREFCAGALQRRDELPYEIDGVVVKVDDFALQEELGYTSKAPRWAIAYKFPPEEKTTILRGIRVQVGRTGALTPLAEFDPVTVAGSTIARATLHNEDEVRRKDVRIGDTIVVRKAGDVIPEVLGPVLGMRPVDAPEWRMPDRCPSCGGPVWRPEGEAVTRCVNAACPAQRLERLGHWAGRGAMDIDGMGTEIIARLVETGELHDVADFYNLEPTTLAVLDMGRVKKDGEPVVLGETVASKLAEAIDASLSRPLARVLFGLGLRHVGSTVAEQLAVAFGSMDALAEAADVAPLAPGDGVTIAAALASDPIARVEGVGPTIAASVRAFFASEDNRRLLDRLRDAGVRLAQERSAPDRPQTLAGLTFVLTGTLSRYTRDEAGSALKALGAKVSGSVSSKTSYVVAGEDAGSKYDKALELGVPVLGEQELARIIETGESPAGETA, encoded by the coding sequence ATGACGGCCCCCGAGGACCGTACCGTCGTCGCCCGGCGGGCTGGGGCGCTGCGCCGCGAGATCGAGCACCACAACTACCGCTACTACGCGCTCGACGAGCCGGAGATATCCGACGCCGCCTACGACGCGCTCCTTGGCGAGTTGTTGGAGATCGAGGAGCGGTGGCCGGAGCTGGTGACGCTGGATTCGCCGACGCAGCGGGTCGGTGGCTCGGTCGGGACGCAGTTCGAGCCGGTCGCGCACGCGCAGCGGATGTACTCGCTCGACAACGCGATGGACCTCGGCGAGCTCGATTCGTGGCTCGCGCGCGTGCGGGAAGCGGTCGGGGAGCGGGCGTGCGCCTTCGTGTGCGAGCTCAAGATCGACGGTAGTTCGATCGCGCTCACCTACGAGGGCGGAGCGCTCGCGGTCGCCGCGACACGCGGAGACGGGCGCATGGGCGAGAACATCACCGTGAACATCCGGACCGTTCGCGACGTGCCGTTGCGGCTGCGCGCTGATGCAACGCCTTCGGCCGGTGAGCAGACGCTGTTCGCCGAGGAAGATGCCGACGCCAGCTGGTCGGTGATCGAGGTGCGCGGCGAGGTCTACATGCCGAAGGCGAGCTTCGAGAGACTCAATGAGGAGCAGGAGGCGGCCGGTGCCGCGCCGTTCGCGAACCCCCGCAATGCTGCAGCGGGGGCGGTGCGGCAGAAGGACCCGGCGGTGACGGCATCGCGCGACCTCGCGACGTTCGTCTATCAGGTCGCCAGCGCACGTGCGCTCGGGTTGTCCACGCAAAGCGAGTCCTTGGAATGGCTCAGGCACGCTGGTTTCCACGTCAACCCGGATGTTGTGACCTGCGCGGATGGAGACGCCGTACGCGAGTTCTGCGCCGGCGCGCTTCAGCGTCGCGATGAGCTGCCATACGAGATCGACGGGGTCGTCGTGAAGGTCGATGACTTCGCTCTCCAAGAGGAGTTGGGCTACACGAGCAAGGCACCGCGATGGGCGATCGCCTACAAGTTCCCGCCCGAGGAGAAGACGACCATTCTGCGCGGTATCCGGGTCCAGGTCGGCCGGACTGGCGCGCTCACGCCGCTCGCCGAGTTCGACCCGGTCACGGTGGCGGGTTCGACGATAGCGCGCGCCACCCTGCACAACGAGGACGAGGTGCGCCGCAAGGATGTGCGCATCGGCGACACCATCGTGGTCCGCAAGGCAGGTGATGTGATACCCGAGGTGCTCGGCCCGGTCCTTGGCATGCGCCCGGTGGATGCGCCCGAGTGGCGGATGCCCGACCGGTGTCCGTCCTGCGGCGGTCCCGTGTGGCGGCCGGAGGGTGAGGCTGTGACGCGGTGTGTGAACGCAGCTTGTCCCGCGCAGCGCCTGGAGCGGCTTGGTCACTGGGCGGGTCGCGGCGCGATGGACATCGACGGCATGGGTACTGAGATCATCGCGCGGCTCGTCGAGACCGGGGAGCTTCACGACGTTGCTGACTTCTACAACCTCGAGCCCACAACGCTGGCCGTCCTCGACATGGGGCGTGTGAAGAAGGACGGCGAGCCGGTCGTTCTTGGCGAGACAGTCGCGAGCAAGCTGGCCGAGGCAATCGACGCATCGCTCAGCCGGCCTCTGGCACGCGTCCTCTTCGGCCTCGGCCTTCGGCACGTGGGCTCGACCGTTGCCGAGCAGCTCGCTGTCGCGTTCGGCTCGATGGACGCGCTGGCGGAAGCGGCCGATGTCGCGCCGCTAGCTCCTGGCGACGGGGTTACGATCGCCGCCGCGCTTGCTTCCGACCCGATTGCGCGCGTCGAAGGCGTGGGCCCCACCATCGCGGCCAGTGTGCGAGCGTTCTTCGCGAGTGAAGACAACCGTCGCCTGCTCGATCGGCTGCGCGACGCAGGCGTTCGACTCGCCCAGGAGCGATCAGCGCCCGACCGGCCCCAGACGCTGGCGGGCCTGACTTTCGTACTCACCGGCACGCTGTCGCGATACACGCGCGACGAGGCCGGGAGTGCTCTGAAGGCGCTTGGCGCCAAGGTCTCGGGTAGCGTGAGCTCGAAGACCTCGTATGTCGTTGCCGGAGAGGACGCAGGCTCGAAGTACGATAAGGCGCTCGAGCTGGGCGTCCCCGTCCTTGGCGAGCAGGAACTTGCCAGAATCATCGAGACCGGCGAGTCTCCGGCGGGTGAGACCGCATGA
- a CDS encoding CPBP family glutamic-type intramembrane protease, which yields MTRPSSALRLDPDVCDRCGRCERVCEARALKVGPSYIYVDWRACTGCMECVDACDRAAIVSKSNGVRTAAAAGKPLASSSPKSEKAAQAAMIAKRPGAARGAWTLVEAGAVLAVVFAVFMIKDAAMASSWVKTLKPSSAVNARVAILIAFYGVQVGTLIVLARMRGVGFADAFTLGRLGTPWISKLRSAAYVVGLLAATRVLAIVYLVATGLLGWDPPTRWNSDLTSVFGPNAAGFALSVLLVVVIAPVVEELVFRGVLQQAFETRWEAGVAIASGAALFGAYHFTVWLFVPTFVLGLAAGWLAHARESLWPAIALHALYNLVAVAVLFWPLV from the coding sequence ATGACGCGTCCGTCCTCGGCATTGCGCCTCGATCCCGACGTGTGCGATCGCTGCGGCAGGTGTGAGCGCGTGTGTGAGGCGCGTGCGCTGAAGGTCGGGCCTAGCTACATCTACGTCGACTGGCGGGCGTGCACCGGGTGCATGGAGTGCGTGGACGCGTGCGACCGGGCTGCGATCGTGTCAAAGAGCAACGGGGTGCGGACCGCGGCGGCTGCGGGCAAGCCGCTGGCTTCGTCCAGCCCGAAGAGCGAGAAGGCGGCACAGGCGGCAATGATCGCGAAGAGGCCCGGAGCCGCCCGAGGGGCGTGGACCCTTGTCGAGGCGGGCGCGGTACTCGCCGTGGTTTTCGCTGTCTTCATGATCAAGGACGCCGCCATGGCTTCTTCATGGGTCAAGACACTCAAACCAAGCTCCGCCGTGAACGCCCGAGTCGCGATACTCATCGCGTTCTACGGGGTACAGGTCGGCACACTCATCGTTCTGGCTCGCATGCGGGGGGTTGGGTTCGCCGATGCCTTCACCCTCGGCCGACTGGGCACTCCGTGGATATCCAAGCTCAGGTCGGCGGCATACGTAGTGGGGCTCCTTGCGGCGACTCGCGTGCTGGCAATCGTCTACCTCGTTGCGACCGGACTACTGGGTTGGGATCCTCCGACCCGGTGGAACTCCGACCTGACCTCGGTATTCGGCCCCAACGCTGCCGGTTTCGCGCTCTCAGTCCTGCTGGTCGTCGTCATAGCACCCGTAGTCGAGGAACTTGTATTCCGAGGAGTACTCCAGCAGGCATTCGAGACACGGTGGGAAGCGGGAGTGGCGATCGCTTCCGGAGCGGCGCTGTTCGGCGCCTATCACTTCACGGTGTGGCTGTTCGTGCCCACCTTCGTTCTGGGACTTGCAGCGGGCTGGCTGGCTCACGCGAGAGAGAGCCTGTGGCCGGCGATCGCACTCCATGCGCTCTACAACCTGGTTGCCGTCGCGGTGCTGTTCTGGCCGCTCGTCTAG
- a CDS encoding CPBP family intramembrane metalloprotease, producing the protein MTLGAEQAQPPAPDAGLRAPRRIAWSGAQAVAVALSTLLVGLAISALTRWLGLDTEWYSGQTAAVQSAFRLATMGLPYAVTLGLVVVLVRSSGEGWRDGLGLRGFPVLPGVALAVLLAFFARVGTTAWTTLLLRLGQVPPDSLDVMGRFPQGPLGIATLIAVAAVIAPVAEEIAYRGVLYPALRNRWGVTAAVALSSAVFALLHFNVVWLGLPIWILGMLLARLFERTGSLWPPIVAHALFNLSAVALWFAGRALGGV; encoded by the coding sequence ATGACGCTGGGCGCTGAGCAGGCGCAACCGCCTGCGCCGGATGCGGGTCTCCGCGCGCCTCGCCGCATCGCATGGTCGGGCGCGCAGGCCGTGGCGGTCGCACTGTCGACCTTGCTCGTCGGGCTTGCAATCAGCGCGCTGACTCGCTGGCTCGGGCTCGACACGGAGTGGTACTCCGGGCAGACGGCCGCCGTCCAGTCGGCGTTCCGGCTTGCGACGATGGGTCTGCCCTACGCCGTGACGCTCGGACTTGTAGTCGTGTTGGTGCGCAGCAGCGGTGAGGGCTGGCGCGACGGGCTCGGCCTGCGTGGATTCCCGGTGCTGCCCGGGGTCGCGCTTGCCGTACTGCTTGCGTTCTTCGCGCGTGTTGGGACGACCGCGTGGACCACCCTGCTGCTCCGGCTGGGGCAGGTGCCTCCGGACAGTCTCGACGTTATGGGGCGCTTCCCGCAAGGTCCGCTAGGTATCGCGACACTCATCGCCGTCGCGGCGGTCATCGCCCCCGTCGCCGAGGAGATCGCCTACCGAGGGGTGCTCTATCCCGCGCTTCGGAACCGCTGGGGCGTGACGGCCGCGGTCGCGCTCTCCTCGGCGGTGTTCGCGCTATTGCACTTCAACGTGGTGTGGCTGGGACTCCCGATCTGGATCCTCGGCATGCTGTTGGCGCGGCTGTTCGAGCGGACGGGATCCTTGTGGCCGCCGATCGTGGCGCACGCACTGTTCAACCTCTCCGCAGTCGCCCTGTGGTTCGCCGGCCGCGCCCTCGGGGGTGTGTGA
- a CDS encoding carboxypeptidase regulatory-like domain-containing protein, with protein sequence MQRSWRASRLGVVGLACVCACLAGLLAAPLVAGASTPAFVLEADSYEPDNVPGSADAITLAETQSRTLYPRGDVDWVSFDAIEGTTYDLRTLSDGDDEVDTYMYLYDSDATTVIDRNDDSSGSLFSRIFWTADETKTVYLKVRHFDSQGTGMYALRVRETRLSIHGTVTDEDSTEPLAGASVAAYTWDGAEGAVEEWTYTDEDGGYEFWSLADGTYRLGFFSEGWEEAPYTPEFYNNKASIKDGDDIVVSGGVAPGSYDAALEIMEPSIQGTVVDDDWEDPIPGIAVTAYSWDDDLSAWYEAAWGWTDYYGEYTVYGLKDGKWKIGFQMLWPYYEDEFWMPEFYDDQATVDDAEWVETVDGQVTTGIDASLAPARPAITGTVTESGSGDPLADIGVVAYAYDDYADEWYWVRGVSTDADGSYELKLGSGEYKIGFEDWNPEDGYYQSEYYDDQLHLA encoded by the coding sequence ATGCAACGTTCTTGGCGTGCGAGTCGTCTGGGTGTGGTCGGGTTGGCATGCGTGTGTGCGTGTCTGGCCGGACTCCTGGCTGCACCGCTAGTCGCCGGGGCAAGTACCCCGGCGTTCGTGTTGGAAGCGGACTCATACGAGCCCGACAACGTCCCCGGTTCGGCCGATGCCATCACCCTGGCTGAGACTCAGTCCAGGACGCTGTACCCCAGAGGTGACGTCGACTGGGTGAGTTTCGACGCCATTGAGGGCACGACCTACGACCTGCGAACGCTTTCTGACGGAGACGACGAGGTCGATACGTACATGTATCTGTACGATTCCGACGCGACCACGGTCATCGACCGCAACGACGACAGCTCTGGTTCGCTGTTCTCGAGGATCTTCTGGACCGCCGACGAGACCAAGACGGTCTACCTGAAGGTGCGTCATTTCGACTCGCAAGGCACAGGAATGTATGCGTTGCGTGTTCGCGAGACACGGCTGAGCATTCATGGCACCGTCACCGACGAGGACTCCACGGAACCGCTGGCGGGGGCCTCGGTCGCAGCGTACACCTGGGACGGAGCCGAGGGGGCCGTCGAGGAATGGACGTACACCGATGAGGACGGCGGCTACGAGTTCTGGAGTCTGGCCGATGGGACCTACCGTCTCGGGTTCTTCTCGGAAGGGTGGGAGGAAGCGCCGTATACCCCCGAGTTCTACAACAACAAGGCGTCGATCAAGGACGGCGATGACATCGTTGTCAGCGGCGGTGTGGCACCCGGCAGCTACGACGCAGCGCTGGAGATCATGGAGCCGAGCATCCAGGGCACGGTCGTCGACGACGATTGGGAAGACCCGATTCCCGGCATAGCAGTGACTGCCTACTCCTGGGACGACGACTTGAGCGCCTGGTACGAGGCCGCCTGGGGTTGGACCGACTACTACGGCGAGTACACCGTCTACGGTCTGAAGGACGGCAAGTGGAAGATCGGCTTCCAGATGCTGTGGCCGTACTACGAAGACGAATTCTGGATGCCCGAGTTCTACGACGACCAGGCTACCGTCGATGACGCCGAATGGGTCGAAACCGTTGATGGCCAGGTGACCACCGGCATCGACGCATCGCTTGCGCCCGCGCGTCCGGCAATCACAGGGACGGTCACGGAGAGCGGATCGGGTGACCCGCTGGCCGATATCGGGGTTGTTGCGTACGCCTACGATGACTACGCGGACGAGTGGTACTGGGTGCGGGGCGTGTCCACCGACGCTGATGGCAGCTACGAGCTGAAGCTGGGTTCCGGAGAGTACAAGATCGGGTTTGAAGACTGGAACCCCGAGGACGGCTACTACCAGAGCGAGTACTACGACGACCAGCTGCACCTAGCCTAG
- a CDS encoding UPF0280 family protein — MSYEPRTYRRTVSPAGLVCFDVRVKETDLQICASEDLSDLAEDLVARSRWEIEEFIRGHPYFAETFAPIDVPEDAPEIIVRMAQAARVASVGPMAAVAGAIAEYVARGLSERSPNVIVENGGDIFVMGDCDRTVALWAGEQGIQSVGVVVPAGLQPIAVCTSSGRIGHSTSFGQADAVTVLARNACLADAVATALANRVHTPDDIEAAIEAARGLLGVLGVIATIDGHIGAWGNVRLVSLAG, encoded by the coding sequence ATGTCATACGAGCCGCGCACATATCGCCGAACTGTGTCCCCTGCGGGCCTTGTCTGCTTTGATGTCCGTGTCAAAGAGACCGACTTGCAGATATGCGCCTCCGAGGATCTCTCCGATCTGGCCGAGGACCTTGTGGCGAGGTCTCGCTGGGAGATCGAGGAGTTCATCCGGGGGCATCCGTACTTCGCAGAGACCTTTGCGCCGATCGACGTGCCCGAGGACGCGCCTGAGATCATAGTCCGCATGGCGCAGGCCGCTCGCGTCGCGAGCGTGGGCCCAATGGCGGCGGTGGCCGGCGCGATCGCGGAGTACGTTGCGCGCGGGCTGTCCGAGCGTTCACCTAACGTGATCGTAGAGAACGGCGGTGACATATTCGTGATGGGCGACTGTGACCGTACCGTGGCACTGTGGGCGGGTGAGCAAGGGATCCAGTCGGTCGGAGTCGTGGTCCCCGCGGGCCTTCAGCCCATTGCGGTTTGCACTTCAAGCGGCCGGATCGGCCACTCGACATCTTTCGGTCAGGCCGACGCCGTCACCGTGCTCGCGCGCAACGCATGTCTTGCCGATGCGGTCGCCACGGCTCTCGCAAACCGTGTGCATACGCCCGACGATATCGAGGCCGCGATAGAGGCCGCGCGCGGTCTCCTTGGCGTGCTTGGTGTGATCGCCACGATCGACGGGCACATCGGGGCGTGGGGGAACGTTCGGCTCGTGTCACTCGCGGGCTAG